A single Bacillus sp. HMF5848 DNA region contains:
- a CDS encoding MFS transporter, with protein MKENQSKFSSFMANPFVRAILVSGLFLQIGIWVRNFSVLLFVMEQTNEDPVAVSLISVAEFAPIFIFSIIGGTFADRWLPKRTMIWCDVLSALSLIAILLTLMFATWKAVFFAMLISAILSQFSQPSGMKLFKLHVPKEQVQMGMSIYQTMFALFMILGPVIGTFVFQQYGIYVSLAITTVMFLLSAVALLFLPKDKLEPKEDETTVWEELLQGIRYVKRSKFLTILGGNFFVAGLALGLIQPLGIFIVTERLGLEKEFLQWFLVVNGIAMIIGGGLALGMARKLPPITMLAMGMVVDAVMISIMGFSNVLWLTLIAQFFNGLMLPAIQISINTMILQNSEENYVGRVNGIMTPLFMGAMVIMMSMSGWMKSHLGLTSVYQMAAVLFIMGAILIVPLIMNASKYVLNEVKDPATEIKPDTI; from the coding sequence ATGAAGGAGAACCAATCAAAGTTCTCAAGCTTTATGGCGAATCCATTCGTGAGAGCCATATTAGTTTCAGGATTATTTCTGCAAATAGGTATTTGGGTCCGTAATTTCTCCGTATTACTGTTTGTCATGGAACAAACAAATGAAGACCCTGTTGCAGTTTCGTTAATATCAGTAGCTGAATTTGCCCCGATTTTTATTTTTTCAATTATTGGAGGCACGTTTGCAGATCGTTGGCTTCCTAAGCGAACGATGATATGGTGTGATGTTTTAAGCGCGTTGTCGCTAATTGCCATTTTGCTGACACTTATGTTCGCAACGTGGAAAGCGGTATTCTTCGCCATGTTAATTTCAGCTATTCTTTCGCAATTCTCACAGCCATCCGGTATGAAGCTGTTTAAGCTCCATGTTCCAAAAGAACAGGTACAGATGGGTATGTCCATTTATCAAACGATGTTTGCTTTATTTATGATTTTAGGCCCTGTTATAGGTACTTTTGTATTTCAACAATATGGTATTTATGTATCTCTTGCGATTACTACAGTTATGTTTCTGCTATCAGCAGTCGCATTATTGTTCTTGCCAAAAGATAAGCTTGAGCCTAAGGAAGATGAGACTACTGTGTGGGAGGAGCTTCTACAAGGGATTCGTTATGTGAAACGTAGTAAGTTTTTAACTATTCTTGGAGGTAACTTCTTCGTTGCAGGTTTAGCTTTAGGGTTAATTCAGCCATTGGGAATCTTTATTGTAACGGAAAGACTTGGACTTGAAAAAGAGTTTTTACAGTGGTTCCTTGTCGTTAATGGGATTGCGATGATTATTGGAGGAGGCCTTGCTTTAGGGATGGCAAGAAAGTTGCCGCCAATAACAATGTTAGCAATGGGAATGGTAGTAGATGCTGTTATGATATCAATTATGGGATTCTCTAATGTATTATGGCTGACGTTAATTGCACAATTTTTTAATGGGCTTATGCTACCAGCCATTCAAATTAGTATAAATACGATGATCCTGCAGAACTCTGAAGAGAACTATGTTGGCCGTGTAAATGGCATTATGACACCGTTGTTTATGGGGGCCATGGTAATTATGATGAGCATGTCGGGATGGATGAAATCTCATCTTGGTTTAACATCGGTGTATCAGATGGCAGCTGTATTATTTATTATGGGAGCTATATTAATAGTACCGTTAATTATGAATGCGTCTAAGTATGTTTTAAATGAAGTGAAAGATCCGGCAACCGAGATAAAGCCGGACACAATCTAA
- a CDS encoding helix-turn-helix transcriptional regulator has product MGQQAIEVFRSCIPLFNSLSDSARQDIILLLAEHESLSVNEIAERSSLSRPAISHHLKILRDTKLVKIEQKGTTRLYSLSLDESLDLLKKLIHTIEATC; this is encoded by the coding sequence ATGGGACAACAAGCTATTGAAGTATTTCGGTCATGTATACCTTTATTTAATTCATTAAGTGATAGTGCAAGACAGGATATTATATTATTATTAGCTGAGCATGAATCATTAAGTGTAAATGAGATTGCGGAAAGGTCTAGTCTGTCGAGACCAGCGATTTCTCATCATTTGAAAATACTACGTGATACAAAGCTTGTGAAAATAGAGCAAAAAGGGACTACTAGATTGTATTCTCTTTCACTCGATGAGTCACTAGATTTACTTAAAAAGCTGATTCACACAATTGAAGCAACATGTTAA
- a CDS encoding SDR family oxidoreductase, with product MTKTVLITGATSGLGYEFAKLFANDGYNLVLVARNEERLKDIKNKFNNVNIFTFSEDLSQSNAAQRVYQAINQEGIQVDMLVNNAGFGLLGEFDTISIEKQHDMVQLNVTALMELTYYFLKDMKMRNQGKILNVASTAAFQPGPKMAVYYATKAFVLSFSEALVEELYGSNITVTTLCPGATKTNFGAVANVENTKMFSRAMSSEVVARQGYAAFIKGKRVVVTGGLNKMGVIASKFLPRSIAAKVAKYVAEEN from the coding sequence ATGACTAAAACTGTACTGATTACAGGTGCAACAAGTGGATTGGGATATGAATTTGCAAAGCTATTTGCTAACGATGGGTATAATTTAGTGTTAGTAGCAAGGAATGAAGAGCGTCTAAAAGACATTAAAAACAAGTTTAATAATGTAAATATATTTACATTTTCGGAGGATTTAAGCCAGAGTAATGCGGCTCAACGAGTATATCAAGCTATAAATCAAGAGGGCATTCAAGTAGATATGCTTGTTAACAATGCAGGATTTGGATTGTTAGGCGAATTTGATACAATAAGCATTGAAAAGCAGCATGATATGGTTCAACTGAATGTAACTGCCTTAATGGAATTGACATACTACTTTTTAAAAGATATGAAGATGCGAAATCAAGGGAAGATTCTTAATGTGGCAAGTACAGCAGCTTTCCAACCAGGACCTAAAATGGCGGTTTATTATGCAACAAAAGCATTTGTACTCTCTTTTTCAGAAGCTTTAGTGGAAGAATTATATGGAAGTAACATAACAGTAACAACCTTATGCCCTGGTGCCACTAAAACCAATTTTGGAGCTGTTGCGAACGTAGAAAATACGAAGATGTTTAGTAGAGCTATGTCTTCAGAAGTTGTTGCACGTCAAGGCTATGCAGCATTTATAAAAGGCAAAAGAGTAGTTGTTACAGGTGGCTTAAATAAAATGGGTGTAATAGCTTCGAAGTTTTTACCAAGAAGTATAGCTGCAAAAGTAGCTAAGTATGTTGCAGAAGAAAACTAA
- a CDS encoding alpha-glucosidase has protein sequence MAQKWWKESVVYQIYPRSFNDSNGDGIGDIQGIIEKLDYLKDLGAEIIWLSPVYKSPNDDNGYDISDYQDIMEEFGTLDDWDQLINEMHNRGLKLVMDLVINHTSDEHNWFVEARKSKDNPYRDYYMWRPGKDGKEPNNWVSFFSGSAWQYDEASDEYFLHLFTKKQPDLNWENPKVRQELWDMMRWWLDRGVDGFRMDVINMISKVEGLPDAPITNPNYEYQWGGQYFANGPRFMEYMQEMNEKVLNDYDVMTVGETPFVDPDLGSEYTNDETGVMSMLFQFEHMDIDAKPGGHLGKWDVQPWKLTELKRIMSKWQVELHGRGWNSLYLENHDQPRSVSRFGNDKEYHNESAKMLATWLHMMQGTPYIYQGQELGMTNVQFGSIEEYRDVETHNLWKDLVVNKGADPEKIMGAIYYRGRDNARTPMQWNDSENAGFTTGTPWIQVNPNYSEINAEKAVKDENSIYNYYKALIKLRKQEPAIVHGSYELLLEDDEQIYAYTRTYNGEKLLVITNFSSETPTFTLPSHITFSTKEVLISNYEVDAQEDIANIELKPYEARVYKLK, from the coding sequence ATGGCACAAAAATGGTGGAAAGAATCTGTTGTTTATCAAATATATCCACGTAGTTTTAATGATAGTAATGGTGATGGTATTGGGGATATCCAAGGTATTATTGAGAAATTAGATTACTTAAAGGATTTAGGCGCAGAAATAATATGGTTATCGCCTGTTTATAAATCTCCAAACGATGATAATGGCTATGATATAAGTGATTATCAAGATATTATGGAAGAGTTTGGAACATTAGATGATTGGGATCAGCTTATTAATGAAATGCATAATCGCGGTTTAAAGCTTGTAATGGATTTAGTAATTAACCATACATCTGATGAGCATAATTGGTTCGTAGAAGCGCGCAAATCAAAGGATAACCCATATCGTGATTACTATATGTGGCGTCCTGGAAAAGACGGAAAAGAACCGAACAACTGGGTGTCATTCTTCAGTGGATCAGCGTGGCAATATGATGAGGCATCCGATGAATACTTCTTACATTTATTCACGAAAAAACAGCCAGATTTAAATTGGGAAAACCCAAAGGTTCGACAAGAGCTTTGGGATATGATGAGATGGTGGCTAGACCGTGGTGTAGACGGTTTCCGCATGGATGTTATTAATATGATTTCAAAGGTTGAAGGTTTACCGGACGCACCGATTACAAATCCTAACTATGAATATCAATGGGGCGGTCAATATTTTGCCAATGGTCCCCGTTTTATGGAATATATGCAAGAAATGAATGAAAAGGTACTAAATGATTACGATGTTATGACCGTAGGAGAAACCCCGTTTGTTGACCCTGATTTAGGATCAGAGTACACGAATGATGAAACTGGTGTTATGAGCATGTTATTCCAATTTGAACACATGGATATTGACGCAAAACCAGGTGGTCATTTAGGTAAATGGGATGTACAGCCTTGGAAATTAACGGAATTAAAAAGAATTATGTCTAAGTGGCAAGTAGAATTACATGGTCGTGGATGGAACTCTTTATATTTAGAGAACCATGACCAACCACGTTCAGTATCTCGTTTTGGTAATGATAAAGAATATCACAATGAAAGTGCTAAGATGCTTGCAACTTGGCTTCATATGATGCAAGGGACTCCTTACATTTATCAAGGCCAAGAGCTAGGTATGACTAATGTGCAGTTTGGTTCTATCGAAGAGTATCGTGATGTAGAGACACATAACCTTTGGAAAGATCTTGTTGTAAATAAAGGGGCTGATCCAGAGAAAATAATGGGCGCTATTTATTACAGAGGTCGTGACAACGCACGTACACCAATGCAATGGAATGATAGTGAAAACGCGGGATTCACAACAGGTACACCTTGGATTCAAGTGAACCCTAATTATTCTGAGATTAATGCTGAAAAAGCAGTTAAAGACGAGAATTCAATTTACAACTACTATAAAGCGTTAATTAAACTTCGTAAGCAAGAGCCAGCTATTGTTCACGGGTCATATGAACTTTTATTAGAAGATGATGAACAAATCTATGCTTATACAAGAACGTACAATGGGGAAAAGCTGTTGGTTATTACGAATTTCTCAAGTGAAACGCCAACTTTTACTCTTCCATCACATATAACTTTTAGTACAAAAGAAGTACTTATTAGTAACTACGAAGTAGATGCTCAAGAAGATATTGCTAACATTGAGCTTAAACCGTATGAAGCACGAGTGTATAAGTTGAAATAA
- a CDS encoding ATP-binding protein, whose translation MQNELHIRQRNKLLLILLSVFYIFDTGVFYILDPDITTLWPPVGLVVAIALFLLNISKTPAIFNMYASITGVYIFFFVLNIMHINFINYIFIIFGIIVSSIYQRIGPLVYSSIICCVLLVYFHNKNFHLYGTYFEAFDVIYYVLFALFTLVFFIFHTRYVNQLWENLQQEEADTKKELFNTQEQLQSLFKYTEDGIVILDTIGTIMNANDAFAKLYGYRLNDIIGKVHPIIPDDQLEKVQKRLKTVLSGESIVAFETKEIKKDGTYFDAEVTLSPIFNKHKDIVAISGIVRNISEKKQTEKILRQSEKLKLAGEMAAGIAHEIRNPLTVISGFIQMIHNEDSKHRTYTRIIDTELKRINQIISEFLILAKPQANIKKQVSLQNILHNVHILFESECHLRNIRLIMDLPEKPLTISAEPNQLKQVFINLIKNGMEAMPDGGDIIIQLEIDTTNKYYIVTITDTGCGIPKDILEIIKTPFYTTKEEGTGLGLVITEKIIQDHKGELEIVSELNKGTTIRISLPAN comes from the coding sequence ATGCAAAATGAACTCCATATTCGTCAGCGAAATAAATTACTTCTTATATTATTATCTGTTTTTTATATTTTTGATACGGGCGTATTTTACATACTTGATCCTGATATCACAACGTTGTGGCCTCCTGTAGGGTTAGTAGTTGCCATAGCATTATTTTTACTAAACATAAGCAAGACGCCAGCCATATTTAATATGTACGCTTCTATCACTGGTGTGTATATTTTCTTTTTTGTGCTTAACATTATGCATATTAACTTTATTAACTATATTTTTATCATCTTTGGCATTATCGTTTCTTCCATATATCAAAGAATTGGACCATTAGTATATTCAAGTATAATATGTTGTGTCCTGTTAGTTTACTTCCACAATAAAAATTTTCATTTGTATGGGACTTATTTTGAGGCATTTGATGTCATTTATTATGTTTTATTTGCTTTATTTACGTTAGTGTTCTTTATTTTTCATACAAGATATGTCAATCAATTATGGGAAAATCTACAACAAGAAGAAGCCGATACAAAAAAGGAGCTTTTTAATACACAGGAGCAACTTCAATCCTTATTTAAATATACAGAAGACGGTATTGTTATCCTAGATACAATTGGTACAATCATGAATGCAAATGATGCATTCGCTAAATTATATGGATACCGGCTTAATGATATCATTGGAAAAGTTCACCCTATTATTCCAGATGACCAGTTGGAAAAGGTACAAAAACGTTTAAAGACAGTATTAAGCGGGGAAAGCATTGTTGCTTTCGAAACAAAGGAAATTAAAAAAGATGGAACTTATTTTGATGCTGAAGTGACCCTATCCCCTATTTTTAATAAACATAAGGATATAGTGGCCATCTCAGGAATTGTACGTAATATATCAGAAAAAAAACAAACAGAAAAAATACTACGTCAATCAGAAAAACTGAAACTCGCAGGAGAAATGGCGGCAGGTATAGCCCATGAAATACGTAATCCATTAACAGTTATTTCTGGATTTATTCAAATGATTCACAATGAAGATTCAAAGCATAGAACTTACACACGTATTATAGACACGGAATTAAAACGAATAAACCAAATAATAAGCGAATTTCTAATTCTAGCTAAGCCACAAGCAAATATAAAGAAACAGGTAAGTCTACAAAATATACTGCACAATGTACACATTTTATTTGAATCTGAGTGCCATTTACGAAACATTCGTTTAATTATGGATTTACCTGAGAAACCACTAACAATCTCGGCCGAGCCCAACCAACTTAAGCAAGTTTTTATTAATCTTATAAAAAATGGTATGGAGGCCATGCCTGATGGTGGCGATATTATCATACAATTAGAAATCGACACTACAAATAAATATTATATTGTAACGATTACTGATACAGGATGTGGGATACCAAAAGATATTTTAGAAATTATCAAGACTCCTTTCTACACTACAAAAGAAGAAGGAACTGGCTTAGGTTTAGTGATTACTGAAAAGATTATACAAGATCATAAAGGTGAGCTTGAAATAGTTAGTGAATTAAATAAAGGTACAACGATTCGTATTTCTTTACCAGCTAACTAG
- a CDS encoding SDR family oxidoreductase has protein sequence MNLTAVITGVSHSRGIGAAICTKLAKDGINIFFTHWQADLQWIEDFQAELETYGVHCAHMEIDLSEHDAATSILNVVTDRIGFPTILVNNAAHSTNDGFLQLDADALDKHYAVNMRSTFLLSVEFARRLSHAKNSYGRIINLTSGQDLGPMPNELAYAATKGAISAFTRSLSAEVAHLHITVNAVNPGPTDTGWMTENIETQLRPKFPQGRIGTPNDAANIISFLASEEAQWITGQIIHSEGGFLRR, from the coding sequence ATGAATTTAACTGCTGTTATTACGGGTGTTAGCCATAGTCGTGGTATTGGTGCAGCTATATGCACAAAACTTGCAAAGGACGGAATTAATATCTTCTTTACACATTGGCAAGCAGATTTGCAGTGGATTGAAGATTTCCAAGCTGAATTAGAGACTTACGGCGTACACTGTGCTCATATGGAAATAGACTTGTCCGAACATGATGCCGCCACCAGTATACTAAATGTTGTGACAGATAGGATTGGATTCCCTACCATTCTTGTTAACAACGCGGCACATTCAACTAATGACGGATTTTTACAATTGGATGCAGATGCGCTTGATAAGCATTACGCTGTAAATATGCGTTCTACATTTTTATTGTCAGTTGAGTTTGCAAGAAGATTATCACATGCCAAAAATTCATATGGAAGAATTATTAATTTAACATCTGGCCAAGATCTTGGACCTATGCCTAATGAACTAGCTTATGCAGCAACAAAGGGTGCGATATCAGCTTTCACACGCTCTTTATCAGCTGAAGTAGCACATCTACATATAACAGTTAATGCAGTCAACCCCGGACCTACTGATACTGGATGGATGACAGAAAACATAGAGACACAACTACGTCCAAAATTCCCGCAAGGCAGAATTGGTACTCCTAATGATGCAGCAAATATTATAAGCTTCTTAGCTAGCGAAGAAGCACAATGGATAACAGGTCAAATTATTCACTCAGAAGGTGGATTTTTGAGAAGATAA
- a CDS encoding NAD-dependent epimerase/dehydratase family protein has product MKTALVFGGTRFFGKDLVEKLVKEGVKVTVATRQNSTLPFTSEQIETIKVDRFNKDSILEVVKGREWDVVFDQICYNGEQAAITVDALKGKIKRYVFTSTLSVYGYGNHLLESAFDPYTYDLKAIKPGSELTYQQGKQQAEAVFFQQASFPVVAMRIPIVLGPDDYTERLQLHIDKIKNEQPIGFPNIEADMNFIHQEEAGNFLVWCGFQDFTGPINACANGSLRLKELISMIEHVTDKKAILPEDFSGDIHSPYGIENNWTMSTKKAQKLGYNFSNLTDWLPNLIRKQAK; this is encoded by the coding sequence ATGAAAACGGCATTAGTTTTTGGGGGTACACGTTTTTTCGGAAAAGATTTAGTAGAGAAGCTTGTAAAGGAAGGTGTAAAAGTTACAGTAGCGACGAGACAAAATAGTACGCTTCCATTTACATCTGAACAAATTGAAACAATTAAAGTAGACCGGTTTAACAAGGACAGTATTTTAGAAGTTGTAAAAGGACGAGAATGGGATGTTGTTTTTGACCAGATTTGCTACAACGGAGAGCAGGCAGCTATTACAGTTGACGCTTTAAAGGGTAAAATAAAGCGCTATGTGTTCACTTCAACATTATCTGTGTATGGCTATGGAAATCATTTACTTGAATCTGCTTTTGATCCTTATACATATGATTTAAAGGCAATTAAACCTGGTAGTGAATTAACGTATCAGCAAGGGAAACAACAAGCTGAAGCTGTCTTTTTTCAACAAGCAAGTTTTCCTGTCGTTGCGATGCGTATTCCAATAGTATTAGGACCTGACGATTATACTGAGCGTTTACAACTACATATTGATAAAATAAAGAACGAACAACCAATTGGGTTCCCAAACATTGAAGCGGATATGAACTTTATTCATCAAGAAGAAGCAGGCAATTTCCTTGTGTGGTGTGGTTTTCAAGATTTCACAGGCCCTATCAATGCTTGTGCTAACGGTAGCTTACGACTTAAAGAGCTTATTTCTATGATTGAACATGTAACGGATAAGAAAGCAATTTTACCTGAAGATTTTTCAGGTGACATCCACTCACCTTATGGTATTGAAAATAATTGGACAATGAGCACAAAAAAAGCACAAAAACTAGGTTATAACTTTTCAAATTTAACCGACTGGCTTCCTAATTTAATAAGAAAACAGGCGAAATGA
- a CDS encoding carbohydrate ABC transporter permease has protein sequence MAKKSSSSLNRAKRRERILGYSLIAPSILLILAVAIWPVLQSFYFSLFDYRLNDPTKSAVHTDYSLDLEKYLNSFPFLISAIDNEINAGTGDANTLSEVKAELEALDSEIRSDEEAAAKYEKVNEILFNFDVPSDELRLVDIEGDVADQFQTTLNEAKASLVGIKDNLNQGEKVTGLANGLSEAIISPNFIGFTHYINNLTDLRMWKALGNTMVFTISSVAVELVLGLAIAILINKSFKGRGLVRAAILIPWAIPTAVSAKMWKFLYDGQNGIIAKYFADLGLIDRMADLLTTPTGAMFSVIFSDVWKTTPYMALLLLAGLQTIPGSLYEAASIDGAGKWKQFMNVTLPLLKSSLLVALLFRTLDAFRVFDLIYVLTGGGPANSTETISILAYKVMFAQTNFGEGSALAVIVFICVAIISVFYIKFLGADLVSDNNSKR, from the coding sequence ATGGCAAAAAAATCATCAAGTTCGCTTAACCGTGCCAAGCGCCGTGAGCGAATTTTAGGATACTCACTCATTGCGCCATCGATACTACTAATTTTGGCTGTTGCAATCTGGCCTGTATTGCAGTCCTTCTACTTCAGCTTGTTTGATTACAGACTTAATGATCCAACAAAATCAGCTGTACATACAGATTACAGTCTTGATTTAGAGAAGTACTTAAATTCGTTTCCTTTTTTAATTTCAGCTATCGATAATGAAATTAATGCGGGAACAGGGGATGCTAACACTCTATCGGAGGTAAAAGCTGAACTAGAGGCGTTAGACTCTGAAATCCGCTCAGACGAAGAGGCTGCTGCAAAATATGAAAAGGTTAATGAAATTTTATTTAACTTTGATGTGCCTTCTGATGAGCTTCGTCTCGTTGATATAGAAGGAGATGTGGCTGACCAATTTCAAACTACATTAAATGAGGCTAAAGCTTCACTAGTAGGAATAAAAGATAATTTAAACCAAGGAGAAAAAGTCACTGGATTAGCTAATGGTCTGTCAGAAGCGATTATTTCACCTAACTTTATTGGATTTACTCATTATATTAACAACTTAACTGATTTACGTATGTGGAAAGCATTAGGAAACACTATGGTGTTTACCATTTCATCAGTAGCTGTTGAACTTGTATTAGGATTAGCGATTGCTATATTAATTAATAAGTCATTCAAAGGTCGTGGCCTTGTCCGTGCTGCTATCCTAATTCCTTGGGCAATTCCAACAGCTGTATCAGCAAAAATGTGGAAGTTTCTATACGATGGCCAAAATGGGATCATTGCAAAATACTTTGCAGACCTTGGTTTAATTGATCGGATGGCTGACTTACTTACAACTCCAACAGGTGCTATGTTTTCTGTTATTTTTTCCGATGTTTGGAAAACAACACCATATATGGCTCTACTATTATTAGCTGGATTACAAACAATTCCTGGCTCTTTATACGAAGCAGCCTCTATAGATGGAGCTGGTAAGTGGAAGCAATTCATGAATGTTACGTTACCATTACTAAAATCAAGCTTACTTGTTGCGTTATTGTTCCGTACTTTGGACGCATTCCGAGTGTTTGACTTAATTTATGTATTAACTGGTGGTGGCCCAGCGAACAGTACAGAAACAATCTCTATTCTGGCGTATAAAGTCATGTTTGCCCAAACAAACTTTGGAGAAGGTTCTGCTTTAGCTGTAATTGTATTTATATGTGTCGCTATCATTTCAGTGTTCTACATTAAATTCCTAGGCGCGGACTTAGTATCTGACAACAACTCTAAACGATAA
- a CDS encoding carbohydrate ABC transporter permease, whose product MQKKAGPLFYVFLFVFIFLVMFPFLWILLASIKPLSELFGGEAFSWFTSNPTLQSYVSVFANYPFLTYLWNSTVIATITTIYTVFVAAFAAYAIARLDFKGKALILGLVLSVSMFPQIATISPIYILIKNLGLTNTYLGLIIPYTTFALPLSIWLLVTFFRKIPFDLEEAAKIDGASIMQTYFKVILPLAVPGIFTTSILVFIAAWNEFLFALTINTAEMAKTVPVGIGLFEGQYTIPWGEITAATVVVTVPLVIMVLLFQRRIVSGLTSGSVKE is encoded by the coding sequence ATGCAGAAGAAAGCAGGTCCTTTGTTTTATGTATTTTTATTCGTGTTTATATTTCTAGTCATGTTCCCATTCCTTTGGATTTTATTAGCATCAATTAAGCCACTTTCAGAGCTTTTTGGTGGTGAGGCATTTAGTTGGTTCACATCAAACCCAACATTACAGAGCTATGTGTCTGTATTTGCTAATTATCCATTCTTAACATATTTGTGGAACAGTACAGTTATCGCAACAATTACAACAATCTACACTGTATTTGTCGCTGCCTTTGCAGCTTATGCGATTGCGCGATTAGATTTCAAAGGGAAAGCATTGATTTTAGGTCTAGTATTATCAGTATCAATGTTTCCACAAATTGCAACTATTTCGCCAATTTACATCTTGATTAAAAACTTAGGATTAACCAATACGTATTTAGGGTTGATTATCCCGTATACAACATTTGCATTACCATTATCAATCTGGTTACTTGTTACGTTCTTTAGAAAAATCCCGTTTGATTTAGAAGAAGCAGCAAAGATTGACGGTGCTTCGATCATGCAAACGTATTTTAAAGTAATTTTACCGTTAGCTGTCCCAGGTATTTTCACAACTTCAATTCTTGTTTTCATCGCTGCCTGGAATGAATTCTTATTTGCTTTAACAATTAACACGGCCGAGATGGCCAAAACTGTGCCAGTAGGTATAGGGTTATTTGAAGGGCAATACACTATTCCATGGGGAGAGATTACAGCTGCAACAGTTGTGGTAACAGTACCGTTAGTTATCATGGTTCTACTATTCCAACGTAGAATAGTATCTGGTTTAACATCTGGTTCAGTTAAAGAGTAA
- a CDS encoding GNAT family N-acetyltransferase, with amino-acid sequence MNIVQLGKEDYRDTIDFLNMVFSMTDEPHDFPNLLPTYYKETQNHMNCHYAVKQEGKIKSLVGIYPCTMKIGESLLHVARIGAVSTHPYSQKQGLMRSLLSYCVNKVKQEYDLAVLGGLRHRYLHFGFEKCGTEYIYKINQHNLRYYQPSAPLSSTIYVEKYKEVTAALLTLHNSSHLHVQRDLTNFFDICRSWNHKPYIFYDKNEVCGYLVADKNMTHIYEFNVKEDYEGDIIYSFMNQYQLEEVSIHINPFNSQVTKLLTTIAEDVQIENTANWQLFQWEKVLQALLTAKLSKHRLLEGEIVLHIHNYNTIKIIVKNQTASCHQTDEKPNISLDSATAMKVLFGPTSPDSIIEIPCHITHCLQSWCPLPLYMGTQDFA; translated from the coding sequence ATGAACATTGTGCAGTTAGGAAAAGAAGACTATAGAGATACAATAGACTTTTTAAATATGGTGTTCAGTATGACAGATGAACCTCATGATTTCCCTAATCTACTTCCCACGTATTATAAAGAGACACAAAACCATATGAATTGTCACTACGCTGTTAAACAGGAAGGTAAAATTAAGTCACTGGTTGGCATCTATCCATGCACTATGAAAATTGGAGAATCCCTACTACACGTTGCAAGAATTGGTGCCGTTAGTACGCATCCATATTCACAAAAGCAAGGCCTTATGAGATCCTTACTTTCATACTGTGTTAATAAAGTTAAACAAGAATACGATTTAGCTGTATTAGGAGGCTTACGACATCGTTACTTACATTTCGGGTTTGAAAAATGTGGAACGGAGTACATTTACAAAATTAATCAGCATAATTTGAGATATTATCAACCATCAGCACCTCTTTCTTCTACTATATATGTTGAAAAATATAAAGAAGTAACGGCAGCGTTACTTACTCTCCATAACTCAAGTCATCTTCATGTTCAAAGAGATTTGACTAATTTTTTTGATATATGTAGAAGTTGGAACCACAAGCCCTATATTTTTTATGACAAAAATGAGGTGTGTGGCTACTTAGTAGCAGATAAAAATATGACTCACATTTATGAGTTCAATGTAAAAGAGGACTATGAAGGAGATATCATATACTCATTTATGAATCAGTATCAATTAGAAGAAGTTTCCATTCATATTAATCCTTTCAATAGTCAAGTAACTAAGCTTCTGACAACAATTGCTGAGGATGTTCAAATTGAAAATACTGCTAACTGGCAATTGTTTCAATGGGAGAAAGTTCTCCAAGCTTTACTCACTGCTAAACTTTCCAAACATCGTCTATTAGAAGGAGAAATCGTTTTACATATACATAATTACAACACCATCAAAATAATAGTTAAGAACCAGACTGCAAGCTGTCATCAAACTGATGAGAAGCCTAACATATCCCTAGACAGTGCGACGGCTATGAAAGTTTTATTTGGACCAACTTCTCCAGATTCCATTATAGAAATACCTTGTCATATAACACACTGTCTACAGTCTTGGTGCCCGTTGCCACTGTATATGGGAACACAAGATTTCGCATAA